In Juglans regia cultivar Chandler chromosome 5, Walnut 2.0, whole genome shotgun sequence, the following are encoded in one genomic region:
- the LOC109002157 gene encoding uncharacterized protein At2g38710-like, whose translation MVSANREMVVYCFDTLVSHYNSEDAPPPAFDEGHHPLFVTWKKVVNGGEPRLRGCIGTLEARWLINGFKDYALTSALKDRRFPPIQAKELPFLECTVSILIDYETANHYLDWEVGKHGIIIEFTDPDNNTRRSATYLPEVAAQEAWTKTEAIDSLMRKAGYNGTITESLRKRILLTRYQSTLFTMHYSEYLAYVKTTRGAAPSIVGAKPGNH comes from the exons ATGGTGTCGGCGAACCGTGAGATGGTGGTTTACTGCTTCGACACGCTCGTCTCTCACTACAACAGCGAAGATGCTCCTCCACCCGCCTTCGATGAGGGTCAcca TCCATTATTTGTTACTTGGAAGAAAGTGGTGAATGGAGGGGAGCCTCGTTTACGTGGATGTATTGGAACTCTAGAAGCTCGTTGGTTGATTAATGGATTCAAGGACTATGCTCTAACCAG TGCTTTGAAGGACCGCAGGTTTCCCCCCATACAGGCTAAAGAATTACCCTTTTTGGAGTGCACAGTTTCCATTCTGATTGATTATGAAACTGCTAACCACTATCTTGATTGGGAG GTTGGAAAGCATGGGATAATTATTGAGTTTACCGATCCAGACAATAATACAAGGCGAAGTGCCACATATTTGCCTGAGGTGGCTGCCCAAGAAG CTTGGACAAAAACGGAGGCAATAGATTCACTGATGCGAAAAGCCGGGTACAATGGCACCATTACTGAGTCCCTCCGAAAGCGTATACTGCTGACACGTTATCAGAGCACGCTGTTTACAATGCATTACAGTGAATATCTTGCCTATGTCAAGACAACCAGAGGCGCCGCTCCGTCTATAGTTGGGGCTAAGCCCGGAAATCATTGA